One segment of Gemmatimonadota bacterium DNA contains the following:
- a CDS encoding aldehyde dehydrogenase family protein — protein MHIGGQWVDKAEKIDVINPFDNSVVDTVPKGDAADAEVAIATAVRGAKAMAALTAYERYEILHRAVNLMQERVEDLGRTITLEEGKVLAEGIGEAGRAIETMTLSAEEAKRLYGETIPLDGGSGVRDQFGFTLRVPCGVVLAITPFNFPLNLVCHKVGPALAAGNAVIVKPATDTPLSALKLVEILVEAGVPAEAVQCITGPGNELGHALCSDGRVRKISFTGSRDVGEEICNMAGLKKVTMELGSNAPLIVMPDADLDQVAAATATTGFANAGQVCISAQRVIVNDAVYGDFIDALTPKVEALATGNPIDDGVTMGPMVRERDAVRVQAWIQDAVGAGARLVTGGERDGAIYQPTILADVDPSMKISCDELFGPAVGITRFDDIDAAIEMANDTNYGLSAALFTENIHWAMRFAREVHSGNIHVNWGTQWRADLMPYGGLKDSGMGKEGPKYAVEEMTETKMVVFH, from the coding sequence TAAGGCTGAGAAGATCGATGTGATCAATCCATTTGACAATTCGGTGGTGGATACGGTGCCAAAAGGCGATGCTGCAGATGCGGAGGTGGCGATTGCGACAGCCGTGCGCGGTGCCAAAGCAATGGCGGCTTTGACGGCTTATGAGCGGTATGAGATTTTGCATCGGGCTGTGAATTTGATGCAGGAGCGGGTCGAGGATTTGGGGCGCACGATTACGCTGGAAGAGGGCAAGGTTCTGGCTGAGGGCATCGGCGAGGCCGGGCGGGCGATTGAGACGATGACGCTGTCTGCAGAGGAGGCCAAGCGGTTGTACGGCGAGACTATTCCGCTGGATGGCGGTTCGGGCGTGCGCGATCAGTTTGGCTTTACGTTGCGCGTGCCGTGTGGGGTGGTGCTGGCGATTACGCCGTTTAATTTTCCCCTGAATCTGGTGTGTCACAAGGTGGGTCCTGCGCTGGCTGCGGGCAATGCGGTGATTGTGAAGCCGGCGACGGATACGCCGCTTTCGGCGCTGAAGCTGGTGGAGATTCTGGTGGAGGCCGGTGTGCCTGCCGAGGCTGTGCAGTGTATTACGGGTCCGGGGAATGAATTGGGCCATGCGCTGTGTTCTGATGGCCGTGTGCGCAAGATCAGTTTTACGGGTAGCCGCGATGTGGGTGAAGAGATTTGCAATATGGCGGGGTTGAAGAAGGTGACGATGGAACTCGGGTCCAATGCGCCTTTGATTGTGATGCCCGATGCGGATCTGGATCAGGTGGCTGCTGCGACGGCGACGACGGGTTTTGCCAATGCCGGGCAGGTGTGTATTTCAGCGCAGCGGGTCATTGTCAATGATGCGGTTTACGGCGATTTTATCGATGCGTTGACGCCAAAGGTCGAGGCGCTGGCGACGGGCAATCCCATTGATGATGGCGTGACGATGGGTCCGATGGTACGGGAGCGCGATGCCGTGCGCGTGCAGGCGTGGATTCAGGATGCGGTGGGTGCTGGCGCGCGTCTGGTGACGGGCGGCGAGCGCGATGGTGCGATTTATCAACCGACGATTCTCGCCGATGTGGATCCGAGTATGAAAATTTCGTGCGATGAATTGTTTGGACCTGCGGTGGGTATTACGCGGTTTGACGATATCGACGCTGCAATTGAGATGGCCAATGATACGAATTACGGTTTGAGTGCGGCACTGTTTACAGAGAATATCCACTGGGCGATGCGGTTTGCGCGGGAGGTCCATTCGGGCAATATCCACGTCAATTGGGGTACGCAGTGGCGCGCGGATTTGATGCCCTACGGCGGGCTGAAGGATAGTGGGATGGGCAAGGAGGGACCGAAGTACGCGGTGGAGGAGATGACGGAGACGAAGATGGTGGTGTTTCATTAA
- a CDS encoding sulfatase, with the protein MQPNILFAFADDWGRYASAYQRIEGPNSLNHLIDTPNFDRIAREGALFTNAFVPAPSCTPCRSSILSGQYFWQTGLGAILQGAIWDESIPTYPLELEKAGYHIGYTYKVWSPGKAANAPYGADRTRYESAGTNYRGFSHWVTRHADELGVEGAKQALLSETRDNFNAFLNARPENTPFCYWWGPTNTHRSWERGSGKALWDLEPDDLKGRLPGFLPDVHDIREDVCDYLGECQAVDAGLGVLIQRLEEIGELDNTLIVVSGDHGIPGFPRGKCNLYDIGCEVTLAARWPNNIPAGRTVEDFVNLMDLAPTFLEAAGADIPDTMTGKSLLPVLKSDQSGLINPNRTFVITGRERHVGTAREGQLPYPQRAIRTADFLYIHNFAPDRWPMGDPQGLDDLQAEAPSAEDLTGKTFIVYPDMDASPTKAYMILHRAEEDVQELFEIGFGKRPREELYDLRVDPHYMNNIADDPEYEPIRKELATALMQVLREQSDPRLVESPCRFEHAPYAGPVENW; encoded by the coding sequence ATGCAACCCAACATCCTCTTTGCTTTTGCCGACGACTGGGGGCGTTACGCCAGCGCATATCAGCGCATAGAAGGTCCCAACTCGCTCAACCACCTCATCGACACCCCCAACTTTGACCGCATCGCCCGCGAAGGCGCATTATTTACCAACGCCTTTGTACCAGCGCCGAGTTGCACCCCCTGCCGAAGCTCTATCCTCTCTGGACAATACTTCTGGCAAACCGGCCTCGGCGCGATCTTGCAAGGTGCGATATGGGACGAAAGCATCCCCACCTACCCCCTCGAACTCGAAAAAGCCGGATACCACATCGGCTACACGTACAAAGTCTGGTCCCCCGGAAAAGCCGCCAACGCCCCTTATGGTGCCGACCGAACCCGCTATGAATCTGCCGGCACCAACTACCGGGGATTCTCCCACTGGGTAACCAGACACGCCGACGAACTGGGCGTTGAAGGCGCCAAACAAGCACTGCTAAGCGAAACCCGCGACAACTTCAATGCATTCCTCAACGCCCGTCCAGAGAATACACCCTTCTGCTACTGGTGGGGACCCACCAACACCCACCGCTCCTGGGAACGCGGCTCAGGCAAAGCCTTATGGGACCTGGAACCCGACGACCTCAAAGGCCGCTTACCCGGCTTCTTGCCCGATGTACACGACATCCGCGAAGACGTATGCGACTACCTGGGCGAATGTCAGGCCGTTGACGCCGGCCTCGGCGTCTTGATCCAGCGCCTCGAAGAAATCGGCGAACTCGACAACACCCTCATCGTCGTCAGCGGCGACCACGGCATACCGGGCTTTCCCCGCGGCAAATGCAACCTCTACGACATCGGCTGCGAAGTCACCCTTGCCGCGCGCTGGCCCAACAACATCCCCGCGGGACGCACCGTTGAAGACTTTGTCAACCTCATGGACCTCGCCCCCACATTCCTCGAAGCCGCAGGCGCAGACATCCCCGATACCATGACCGGCAAAAGCCTGCTCCCCGTCCTCAAAAGCGACCAGAGCGGCCTAATCAATCCCAACCGCACCTTTGTCATCACCGGCCGAGAACGGCACGTTGGCACCGCAAGAGAAGGCCAGCTACCCTATCCGCAACGCGCCATCCGCACGGCCGACTTTCTCTACATCCACAACTTTGCACCCGACCGCTGGCCCATGGGCGATCCTCAGGGACTCGACGACCTCCAGGCAGAAGCCCCTTCTGCCGAAGACCTGACAGGGAAAACCTTCATCGTCTATCCCGACATGGACGCCAGCCCCACAAAAGCCTATATGATCCTCCACCGCGCAGAAGAAGACGTACAGGAACTATTCGAAATCGGCTTTGGCAAACGTCCCCGGGAAGAACTCTACGACCTGCGCGTTGACCCACACTACATGAACAACATCGCCGACGACCCCGAATACGAACCCATCCGCAAAGAACTCGCCACCGCACTCATGCAAGTCCTGCGCGAACAAAGCGACCCGCGCCTCGTGGAATCGCCCTGTCGATTCGAACACGCGCCCTATGCTGGGCCCGTAGAGAACTGGTAA
- a CDS encoding phage Gp37/Gp68 family protein, translating into MTKSKIEWTEATWNPLTGCTKISPGCKFCYAERMAKRLQAMRNRNYKNGFDLALHEHMLELPLKWKKPRIVFVNSMSDMFHEDVPISFIQKCFDVMRRAYWHEFQVLSKRADRLQKISEFIDWPNNVWMGVSVENCDYTWRIDCLRTTNAFIKFLSIEPLLGPIDNLELNQIDWVIVGGESGPHSRIMREEWVINIRDQCLDAKVPFFFKQWGGTNKKKAGRLLEGREWNEMPPVFSRSSNLSSYQEQTSQTSLFQMTSD; encoded by the coding sequence ATGACAAAATCAAAGATCGAGTGGACTGAGGCGACCTGGAATCCTTTAACCGGATGTACCAAGATTAGCCCTGGTTGTAAATTTTGCTATGCTGAAAGGATGGCAAAACGCTTACAAGCAATGAGGAATCGGAACTACAAAAATGGATTCGACCTCGCGCTTCACGAGCATATGTTAGAACTGCCACTGAAGTGGAAGAAACCACGAATCGTTTTTGTAAATTCTATGAGCGATATGTTTCACGAAGATGTACCTATCTCCTTTATCCAGAAGTGCTTCGATGTAATGAGAAGGGCTTACTGGCATGAATTTCAGGTACTCTCCAAACGAGCAGACCGCCTGCAGAAAATTTCTGAGTTCATTGATTGGCCCAATAATGTTTGGATGGGTGTTAGCGTCGAGAATTGTGATTACACCTGGCGTATTGATTGCCTCAGAACGACCAATGCCTTTATCAAATTTCTTTCGATAGAACCACTTCTCGGGCCTATTGATAATTTGGAACTCAATCAGATTGATTGGGTTATTGTCGGTGGTGAATCGGGACCACACAGCCGAATTATGAGAGAGGAATGGGTTATCAATATCCGAGATCAGTGCTTAGATGCTAAGGTTCCGTTCTTCTTCAAACAATGGGGAGGTACTAATAAAAAAAAGGCTGGACGGTTATTGGAGGGGCGTGAATGGAACGAAATGCCTCCGGTCTTCTCTCGTTCTTCAAACCTGTCGTCCTATCAAGAACAGACCTCACAAACATCATTATTCCAAATGACCTCTGATTAA
- a CDS encoding three-Cys-motif partner protein TcmP: MAEFENIDEIGPWSEIKLEIIQKYASAYSVILSKKVILSHAYIDAFSGPGFHLSKTDKDRFIQGSPWIALETEPRFDDYYFIDMDSDKTDILEDLAQNHDRVHISNGDCNDLLINDIFPEVQYEDYRRALCLLDPYGLNLNWEVISQAGQMRSVEIFLNFPTMDMNRNVFRQHPEMVSQHNINRMNAFWGDESWRDIVYSESQQTDLFDNNAIEKVSDNDIVARAFQDRLKNKAGFQHVPSPLPLKNSTGATLYYLFFASQQPVAEHIVEDIFSQYRGAT, encoded by the coding sequence ATGGCAGAATTTGAAAACATAGATGAAATCGGTCCTTGGTCAGAAATAAAGCTGGAGATTATTCAGAAATATGCAAGTGCATATTCCGTGATATTATCCAAAAAGGTCATTCTTTCCCACGCCTATATTGATGCTTTCTCAGGACCGGGTTTTCACCTTTCTAAAACAGACAAAGATCGATTTATACAAGGTAGCCCCTGGATAGCCCTTGAAACTGAACCGCGCTTTGATGATTATTACTTCATTGATATGGACAGCGATAAAACAGATATTTTAGAAGACCTTGCCCAAAACCATGATCGCGTCCATATTAGCAACGGAGACTGTAATGACTTATTGATAAATGATATTTTTCCTGAGGTACAATATGAAGACTATCGAAGAGCACTCTGCCTTCTGGATCCCTACGGATTGAATTTAAATTGGGAGGTTATTTCTCAAGCTGGTCAGATGAGAAGTGTAGAAATATTTCTGAACTTCCCCACAATGGACATGAATCGAAATGTATTTCGGCAACACCCCGAAATGGTTTCACAACACAATATCAATCGGATGAATGCCTTTTGGGGCGATGAATCCTGGCGTGATATTGTTTATTCCGAGTCACAACAGACCGATCTTTTCGATAATAATGCAATCGAAAAAGTTTCCGATAATGACATTGTTGCCCGTGCGTTTCAAGATCGGCTAAAAAACAAGGCCGGTTTCCAACATGTACCTTCCCCCCTCCCCTTAAAAAATTCGACAGGTGCAACGCTTTACTACCTCTTTTTTGCTTCACAGCAGCCGGTTGCAGAGCATATTGTCGAAGATATTTTTTCACAGTACAGGGGAGCTACGTAA